Proteins from one Dysgonomonas sp. HDW5A genomic window:
- a CDS encoding PCMD domain-containing protein, translating into MKFKILLSFIAALYIFSSCIKDEPLNKEADIETFSLPDSILVNSVISNNKVTLLIKNTNLNKKLAPLITVTPGATITPASGATVDFTNDVTYTVVSEDKQHTKVYTVSVTSSLSLKFGFEDWFMEGGLWKYPALLDDMWSSANQGIMTAKLGKVDLYPTRSTTDCFSGKYAALLETQRGGTFLVAGYVPIFSGSLFRGAFKLNMASPPQSALFGQIHPKESGIPLKMTGYYKYTPGDTLINRQGIVPNKKDEFSIYAVIYKVTKGSEGLSEYLNGENVLTSDKVISKAILEDRSPKAQFTKFDLPFIYTENMNYDLYNYKLAIVFASSKNGDFYEGAVGSTLIVDNVEVICDLNN; encoded by the coding sequence ATGAAATTCAAAATCTTACTTTCATTCATCGCTGCACTATATATCTTTTCTTCGTGCATTAAAGATGAACCATTAAACAAAGAAGCTGATATCGAAACTTTTTCTTTACCTGATAGTATATTGGTAAATTCAGTTATCAGTAATAACAAAGTCACCCTTCTTATAAAGAACACCAATCTCAACAAAAAATTGGCACCCCTGATTACAGTTACCCCCGGAGCCACTATAACTCCGGCATCCGGAGCCACTGTTGACTTCACAAATGACGTTACTTATACGGTTGTTTCGGAAGATAAACAACACACAAAAGTGTATACTGTCAGTGTCACTTCGTCTCTCAGTCTAAAATTTGGCTTTGAAGACTGGTTTATGGAAGGTGGACTATGGAAATATCCGGCTTTATTAGACGACATGTGGAGTTCAGCCAATCAAGGAATTATGACTGCAAAGCTAGGCAAAGTAGACCTTTACCCAACCAGATCTACAACCGACTGTTTTAGTGGAAAATATGCAGCCTTACTTGAAACTCAAAGAGGGGGAACTTTCTTGGTGGCAGGTTATGTTCCGATATTTTCAGGATCATTATTCAGAGGAGCTTTTAAACTCAATATGGCAAGCCCTCCCCAGTCAGCTCTTTTCGGACAAATACATCCGAAGGAGAGTGGAATCCCTTTAAAAATGACAGGGTATTATAAATATACGCCGGGAGATACATTAATTAACCGACAAGGGATTGTACCAAACAAGAAAGACGAATTTTCTATATATGCAGTAATATATAAAGTAACAAAAGGAAGCGAAGGTCTTTCAGAATATCTGAATGGTGAAAATGTCCTCACCTCTGATAAGGTTATATCAAAAGCAATACTTGAAGACAGATCTCCTAAAGCTCAATTCACCAAATTTGATTTACCTTTCATATATACTGAAAATATGAATTACGATTTATACAATTATAAACTGGCAATTGTATTTGCATCAAGCAAAAATGGTGATTTCTATGAAGGTGCAGTAGGAAGCACTCTCATAGTAGATAATGTAGAGGTCATATGCGATCTAAACAATTGA
- a CDS encoding porin family protein encodes MKSLQYKLIVLMIVSSIFTLSSQEKTDNRFEHKIIAGFNIGATAPTSIPAEIRSIDAWWPQFTPQLGYNVTYKLNQKWGLGSGISLDYKGMGTRATVKYIYTSIVIEDGSNDALEGYFVGKNETVVKLAYATIPLYATFNINQSWQLRAGGYASYLFSGKFSGTASDGYIRVNEPTGEKVEITKASFDFNDKLRNFDFGLILGAERKINDRFGIYSNLNWGLTSIFPSDFRAIDFNMYNIYLTIGLTYKL; translated from the coding sequence ATGAAATCACTACAATACAAATTAATAGTCTTGATGATAGTTTCTTCTATATTCACCCTATCAAGCCAAGAAAAGACGGATAATCGTTTCGAACATAAAATCATTGCCGGTTTCAATATTGGTGCCACTGCCCCCACCTCTATACCGGCAGAAATACGTTCTATAGATGCATGGTGGCCACAGTTTACGCCACAATTGGGCTATAATGTCACATATAAGCTCAATCAAAAATGGGGATTAGGCAGTGGTATATCTCTTGATTATAAAGGAATGGGAACAAGGGCAACCGTTAAATACATCTATACAAGTATCGTAATTGAAGATGGAAGTAATGATGCTCTTGAAGGCTACTTTGTCGGAAAAAATGAAACTGTTGTAAAACTGGCATATGCAACCATACCCCTGTATGCAACATTTAATATCAACCAGAGTTGGCAATTACGAGCAGGAGGTTATGCTTCGTATTTGTTTAGCGGTAAGTTTTCGGGAACAGCTTCCGATGGCTATATTCGTGTCAATGAACCTACAGGTGAGAAAGTCGAAATAACAAAAGCTAGTTTTGACTTCAACGACAAACTTCGAAACTTTGATTTTGGTCTTATATTAGGAGCCGAAAGAAAGATCAACGACAGATTTGGAATTTATAGTAATCTAAATTGGGGTTTAACATCTATCTTCCCTTCTGATTTTAGAGCCATAGATTTTAATATGTATAACATATATCTTACTATAGGGCTAACTTATAAGCTATAA
- the miaB gene encoding tRNA (N6-isopentenyl adenosine(37)-C2)-methylthiotransferase MiaB, whose translation MNNELGLDFKSTTDKKLFIETYGCQMNVADSEVVASVMEMDGYKMTEKIEEADAIFVNTCSIRDNAEQKVIQRLEQLNAIKRKKNKNLIIGVLGCMAERAKEELLDKHHADIVVGPDAYLDLPNLIGAAESGEKAINVQLSKTETYKDVIPLKIGGNHLSGFISIMRGCDKICTYCIVPYTRGRERSREPQSILNELNDLKAKGFKEATLLGQNVNSYKFTQEDGTIVDFPALLELVAKEAPNMRIRFTTSYPTDMTDETLEVIAKYDNLCKFIHLPVQSGSNKILGVMKRKYDREWYLNRIEAIKRIIPGCGLSTDIMCGYHSETEEDHQETLSLMREVGFDSAFMFKYSERPGTYAAKKLEDNVPEEVKGRRLQEIIDLQVELSRISNTNDMGKVFEVLIEGFSKRSKEQLFGRSSQNKVVIFDKNNHRIGELVKVRITGSTSATLFGDVVE comes from the coding sequence ATGAACAACGAATTAGGACTGGACTTTAAATCCACGACTGACAAAAAATTGTTCATCGAGACCTATGGTTGTCAGATGAACGTAGCAGACAGCGAAGTAGTAGCATCGGTAATGGAAATGGATGGCTACAAAATGACCGAAAAAATAGAAGAGGCAGATGCAATATTTGTAAATACTTGTTCTATACGCGACAACGCTGAACAAAAAGTCATTCAACGCCTCGAACAACTGAATGCTATAAAACGTAAGAAAAACAAAAATCTCATCATTGGGGTATTAGGTTGTATGGCCGAGCGGGCTAAGGAAGAGCTCCTAGACAAACATCATGCTGATATTGTAGTAGGACCTGATGCTTATCTCGACTTACCTAATTTGATAGGCGCTGCTGAGAGTGGAGAAAAAGCAATTAATGTACAACTATCTAAAACCGAAACTTATAAAGATGTAATACCTTTAAAGATCGGGGGAAATCATCTCTCGGGATTTATCTCCATTATGCGTGGATGCGATAAGATCTGTACTTATTGCATTGTTCCATATACCAGAGGACGCGAGCGCAGCAGAGAACCTCAAAGCATCCTTAATGAGTTAAATGATTTAAAGGCTAAAGGCTTTAAAGAAGCCACTTTATTGGGACAAAATGTAAACTCGTATAAGTTTACTCAAGAGGATGGAACAATCGTTGATTTTCCTGCACTTCTTGAACTTGTTGCCAAAGAAGCCCCCAATATGCGCATACGTTTCACCACATCCTATCCTACTGATATGACAGATGAAACTTTAGAGGTTATTGCTAAATACGATAATCTATGTAAGTTTATCCATCTGCCTGTACAATCAGGAAGCAACAAGATTTTGGGCGTAATGAAACGCAAATACGATAGAGAATGGTATTTAAATAGAATAGAAGCAATCAAACGCATTATACCTGGGTGTGGACTTTCTACCGACATTATGTGCGGATATCATTCTGAGACTGAAGAAGATCATCAGGAAACATTATCTTTGATGAGAGAAGTAGGTTTCGATTCTGCTTTTATGTTTAAATATTCGGAACGACCCGGTACATATGCTGCCAAGAAATTAGAAGATAATGTACCCGAAGAGGTTAAAGGAAGACGTCTACAGGAAATAATAGATTTACAGGTTGAGCTTTCACGAATAAGCAACACCAATGATATGGGCAAGGTATTTGAAGTTTTAATAGAAGGATTCTCAAAACGATCTAAAGAACAACTTTTTGGGAGATCATCGCAAAACAAAGTTGTTATTTTCGACAAAAACAATCACCGTATTGGTGAGCTTGTAAAAGTCAGAATAACAGGAAGCACCTCCGCGACACTCTTTGGTGATGTAGTCGAGTGA
- a CDS encoding YtxH domain-containing protein translates to MGKSNSNLLFLAIGAAIGAAAGYVAASDKKEEWMHEINKLVDKVKNNVKGSCSKVEDELEELIEDEE, encoded by the coding sequence ATGGGAAAATCAAATTCAAACTTATTGTTTTTAGCTATTGGTGCTGCCATTGGTGCTGCAGCGGGTTATGTTGCTGCATCAGATAAAAAAGAAGAATGGATGCACGAAATCAACAAATTGGTTGATAAAGTTAAAAACAATGTGAAAGGCTCGTGCTCTAAAGTTGAAGATGAATTGGAAGAGCTTATAGAGGATGAAGAATAA
- a CDS encoding phage holin family protein yields the protein MKNNNEEYQNFSELIDESKADLSSYIEKRLTLVKLKAFEKIASASSFIIYGLMMSVFVLILFILILVGLGFVIGELLNNYAAGFGVLILITLVALLGLILNAKRIRRAFVNITLRTIKKIEVDED from the coding sequence ATGAAGAATAACAACGAAGAATATCAAAACTTTAGTGAACTTATAGATGAGTCAAAAGCAGACTTATCAAGCTATATAGAAAAACGTCTGACACTAGTTAAACTCAAAGCTTTTGAGAAAATTGCCAGTGCGTCGTCATTTATTATATATGGCCTGATGATGAGTGTTTTTGTACTCATCTTGTTCATTCTCATTCTCGTTGGATTAGGATTTGTTATTGGTGAATTACTGAATAATTATGCAGCCGGGTTTGGAGTTCTGATACTTATTACATTAGTTGCTTTATTGGGTTTAATACTCAATGCTAAAAGAATTCGAAGAGCTTTTGTGAACATAACCTTACGTACAATCAAGAAAATAGAAGTGGATGAAGACTAA
- a CDS encoding MATE family efflux transporter, which produces MAYSYKDIWKVSLPIMLGLLTQNVMQITNTIFLGRVGEVEFGAAGLAGIYYIAFFMLGFGFSIGAQIMIGRRNGEKNYDQIGTIVLQGMMFLLVFAALLYGLSNVFSKTLLPTLIKSHHVYEAASEYLQWRTFGFFFASVNIMFRAFYVGIARTSVLTLNAVVMTVVNIIFDYVLIFGNFGFPQLGIAGAGMASVIAEISSIIFFVIYTFKTVDLGKYGFHKMKFRFSVIKRILNISVFTMAQYAISMSTWFIFFLAIENHGERDLAITNIIRTFYMIYFIPMNALSTTANTLVSNTMGMSKYGEVWPLIKRICLLNLGIVVLMGLFTLVKADFWIGLIASNKDMSLVKETIMPLIVLVCALPICSLGTVLFNSISGTGNTRWALIFEMITIVLYVGVMYVVVIHNKSSVAVCWTVEYVYWGTLMVLSYLYLTRGKWQNKSI; this is translated from the coding sequence ATGGCATATTCGTATAAAGATATTTGGAAGGTAAGTCTTCCGATAATGCTAGGTTTGCTGACGCAGAATGTCATGCAAATTACCAATACAATATTTCTGGGTAGAGTAGGAGAGGTTGAATTTGGTGCTGCTGGTCTGGCAGGTATATATTATATTGCATTTTTTATGCTGGGGTTTGGGTTCAGTATAGGGGCTCAGATAATGATAGGACGCAGAAATGGCGAGAAAAACTATGATCAAATAGGAACTATAGTTCTTCAGGGGATGATGTTTCTCTTGGTTTTTGCCGCTTTGTTGTATGGACTCTCTAATGTTTTTTCAAAAACGTTACTGCCAACACTGATTAAGTCTCATCATGTTTATGAAGCTGCTTCTGAGTATTTGCAATGGCGAACATTCGGATTCTTTTTTGCATCAGTAAATATTATGTTTCGGGCTTTTTATGTGGGAATTGCACGAACTTCGGTTCTGACACTAAATGCGGTAGTGATGACGGTTGTGAATATAATATTTGACTATGTTCTTATTTTTGGAAATTTCGGATTTCCTCAGTTAGGTATAGCCGGAGCCGGTATGGCATCTGTTATTGCAGAAATCTCATCTATTATATTTTTTGTAATATATACATTTAAAACTGTTGATTTAGGAAAGTATGGCTTTCATAAAATGAAGTTTCGTTTCTCTGTAATTAAACGTATTCTTAATATCTCTGTATTTACAATGGCTCAGTATGCAATCTCCATGTCTACTTGGTTTATCTTTTTTTTAGCGATAGAGAATCATGGGGAGAGAGATTTGGCGATTACTAATATCATACGGACTTTCTACATGATCTACTTTATACCAATGAATGCATTATCTACCACTGCAAATACATTGGTAAGTAATACAATGGGGATGAGTAAATATGGTGAAGTGTGGCCTTTAATTAAACGAATTTGTTTGCTAAACCTGGGTATTGTAGTACTTATGGGGCTATTTACACTGGTAAAGGCTGATTTTTGGATCGGACTAATTGCTTCTAATAAAGATATGTCTTTGGTGAAAGAAACAATTATGCCATTAATAGTATTGGTTTGTGCTTTACCGATATGTAGTCTTGGTACTGTTTTGTTTAATTCGATATCTGGAACGGGTAACACTCGTTGGGCACTAATTTTTGAGATGATTACGATTGTTCTCTATGTTGGAGTTATGTATGTGGTAGTTATTCACAATAAGTCATCGGTTGCAGTATGCTGGACTGTTGAATATGTATATTGGGGAACTCTTATGGTCTTGTCCTATTTATATTTAACTCGAGGCAAGTGGCAAAATAAAAGTATATAA
- the panD gene encoding aspartate 1-decarboxylase, whose translation MKIEVLKSKIHRVTVTDASLNYIGSITIDEDLMDAANMIAGEKVSIVNNNNGERFETYIIKGERGTGTICLNGAAARRVQPGDIIIIISYAILDFEEAKTFKPWIIFPDTKTNKLID comes from the coding sequence ATGAAAATAGAAGTTTTAAAATCGAAGATTCATAGAGTTACTGTAACTGATGCTAGTTTAAACTACATTGGCAGTATTACTATTGATGAAGATTTAATGGATGCAGCTAATATGATAGCAGGCGAAAAGGTATCTATTGTGAATAACAATAATGGAGAACGCTTCGAGACTTATATCATAAAGGGAGAACGAGGAACAGGAACAATTTGCCTGAATGGTGCAGCTGCCAGACGTGTGCAGCCTGGCGATATCATCATTATTATATCATATGCTATTTTGGATTTTGAAGAAGCTAAAACGTTCAAGCCTTGGATCATATTTCCCGATACGAAAACAAATAAATTAATAGATTAA
- the panC gene encoding pantoate--beta-alanine ligase, which produces MITLYTIKDLQKAVSTSKNEEKTIGFVPTMGALHQGHISLVKKCCEQNDVCIVSIFVNPTQFNNLTDLEKYPRTIEEDTKILKEAGADIVFVPSVQEIYPEPDNRQFDFGQLDKVMEGKFRPGHFNGVAQVVSRLFDIVKPDRAYFGEKDFQQLAIIRQMVRQLNIPVEIVPMPIRREDSGLAMSSRNQRLTDDQKNEAVNIYRILSESKALYNQKTVEEVRTWVVESINKIPFLEVEYFEIVDGNTLQQIVGWKDNDYAVGCITVFCGEVRLIDNIIYYS; this is translated from the coding sequence ATGATAACTCTATACACTATTAAAGATCTGCAAAAGGCAGTGTCTACAAGTAAAAATGAAGAGAAAACGATCGGATTTGTTCCGACTATGGGTGCCTTACACCAAGGACATATTTCTCTGGTCAAAAAATGCTGTGAGCAGAATGATGTTTGCATAGTCAGCATCTTTGTAAACCCGACACAATTCAATAATCTGACTGATTTGGAAAAATATCCTCGAACAATTGAAGAGGATACTAAAATTTTAAAAGAAGCCGGTGCAGATATCGTTTTTGTGCCTTCTGTACAGGAAATATACCCTGAACCTGATAATCGCCAATTCGATTTCGGACAATTAGATAAAGTGATGGAAGGTAAGTTCCGTCCTGGACATTTTAACGGTGTTGCTCAAGTCGTGAGTCGTTTATTTGATATTGTGAAACCGGATAGAGCATATTTCGGTGAAAAAGATTTTCAGCAATTGGCTATTATCAGACAAATGGTTCGCCAATTAAATATTCCGGTCGAAATAGTGCCGATGCCTATAAGGCGTGAAGATAGTGGTTTGGCTATGAGTAGCCGTAATCAACGCTTAACTGACGATCAAAAGAATGAAGCGGTCAATATATACCGAATTTTATCGGAAAGTAAAGCACTGTATAACCAGAAAACAGTTGAAGAAGTTCGAACTTGGGTTGTAGAAAGTATTAATAAAATACCCTTTTTAGAGGTTGAATATTTCGAAATTGTAGATGGAAATACTTTACAGCAAATCGTAGGCTGGAAAGATAACGATTATGCAGTAGGTTGTATTACAGTTTTTTGTGGCGAAGTTCGTTTAATAGACAATATTATATACTACTCATAA
- a CDS encoding glycogen/starch synthase produces MSIKRVLFITQEITPYLPESLLANTCRYLPQAIQEKGKEIRTFMPKFGNINERRNQLHEVIRLSGMNLIIDDTDHPLIIKVASIQAARMQVYFIDNDDFFSRKNTIMDDDGKEFLDNDERSIFYVRGVLETIKKLRWIPDVIHCHGWMTALTPLYIKTAFADDPCFKDAKVVYSLYNDDFKQPFSDKFGSKLKLAGITDKYTKDLTTGEEINYVKLTNFAMKYADGVIQTAETVNPALLEYINNNKVKFLPYQGNVDESADAINSFYDTL; encoded by the coding sequence ATGAGCATAAAAAGAGTTTTATTTATTACACAAGAAATTACCCCTTATCTTCCTGAATCTTTACTAGCAAATACTTGCAGATATCTACCTCAAGCAATACAAGAAAAAGGCAAAGAAATCAGGACTTTCATGCCTAAATTCGGAAACATAAACGAACGCCGTAATCAACTACATGAGGTTATACGTCTATCGGGAATGAACCTCATTATTGATGATACAGATCACCCGCTTATAATAAAGGTAGCATCGATACAAGCTGCACGTATGCAGGTATACTTCATCGACAATGATGATTTTTTCAGCAGAAAAAACACTATAATGGATGATGATGGAAAGGAGTTTCTGGATAATGATGAACGTAGTATATTCTATGTGAGAGGTGTACTTGAAACTATAAAAAAACTCCGTTGGATTCCAGATGTTATACATTGCCACGGATGGATGACTGCTTTGACTCCGTTATACATTAAAACTGCATTTGCTGATGACCCTTGTTTCAAAGATGCTAAAGTGGTTTATTCATTGTATAATGACGATTTTAAACAACCATTCTCTGATAAGTTCGGATCTAAACTAAAATTAGCCGGAATTACAGACAAATATACTAAGGACCTGACTACAGGTGAAGAGATTAATTACGTTAAGCTGACCAATTTCGCGATGAAATATGCTGACGGCGTTATTCAAACAGCAGAAACAGTTAATCCTGCCCTATTAGAATATATAAATAACAACAAAGTCAAATTTCTTCCATATCAAGGAAATGTAGATGAATCAGCAGATGCAATAAACAGCTTTTATGATACTTTGTAA
- a CDS encoding DUF4270 domain-containing protein, whose translation MKVKSVFAIVSCFIALAFASCDDDLNSIGGTIQPPADSISVLTDTLAIKARTISMQDSVYARTINGVLGQYEDNLFGTIKSDYLCQFYFPEGGKFQDNLVKIDSVQFAIDFNSYSGDTLAPMGLSVYEATKAIPENFYTNADPTKYIGDKPILLASEAYTISGAKVVSKTTNQREIIADLGIDFGKRIYNGWKDKKFTDNASFNSFFKGTYVTTNFGSGSLIRVLYTSIDIYYKYNDVLGNHNNTADTIRSATFSLTVTPEVMQLNHIKNKNPDELFVEGTGATYLKTPAGVYTEVTFPINKIRANMATKNFKTINTALFTLKGYTEKESTAKYELSRPTTLLLINKDSVDSFFSQRKLYDGKTTIIGTRGNNNIYNFANISSLINTYKDMNLDKDPVFAVIPVEVAYKTDANGTSYLTGVFNYLQPATSIIRNDPKNMRLELVYSKF comes from the coding sequence ATGAAAGTAAAGTCCGTATTCGCCATAGTTTCTTGTTTTATAGCATTGGCTTTTGCATCTTGTGATGATGATCTGAACTCTATTGGAGGAACGATTCAACCACCCGCAGACAGTATCTCTGTATTGACCGATACATTAGCAATAAAGGCAAGAACCATATCGATGCAGGATTCGGTATATGCCCGAACCATAAATGGAGTATTAGGACAATATGAAGATAATTTGTTTGGAACAATAAAATCGGATTACTTATGTCAATTTTACTTTCCTGAAGGAGGTAAATTTCAGGACAATCTAGTAAAAATAGATTCCGTACAGTTTGCTATCGATTTTAATAGTTATAGTGGAGATACGCTTGCTCCAATGGGATTATCAGTATATGAAGCAACCAAGGCAATTCCCGAAAACTTCTATACAAATGCTGACCCAACAAAGTATATTGGAGATAAACCAATCCTCCTAGCCAGTGAAGCTTATACAATAAGTGGAGCAAAAGTTGTTTCAAAAACTACAAATCAACGTGAAATCATAGCCGACTTAGGTATTGATTTTGGAAAAAGAATATACAATGGCTGGAAAGATAAAAAATTTACGGATAATGCTTCTTTCAACAGCTTTTTCAAGGGAACATATGTTACTACAAACTTTGGATCGGGTAGTTTAATCAGAGTACTTTATACTTCAATTGATATTTATTATAAATACAACGATGTCTTAGGTAATCACAATAATACGGCCGATACTATAAGATCTGCTACGTTCTCATTGACAGTAACTCCCGAAGTAATGCAATTAAACCACATTAAGAATAAAAATCCTGATGAATTATTTGTTGAAGGAACAGGGGCTACATACTTAAAAACTCCGGCAGGGGTATATACTGAAGTAACTTTCCCAATCAATAAGATTAGGGCAAATATGGCTACCAAAAATTTTAAAACGATTAATACTGCCTTATTTACTTTAAAAGGTTATACTGAGAAAGAATCTACAGCTAAATATGAGTTGAGTAGACCAACGACCTTATTACTGATTAATAAAGATTCTGTAGATTCGTTTTTCAGCCAAAGAAAATTATATGATGGTAAAACAACAATTATAGGTACTAGAGGAAACAATAATATTTATAATTTTGCGAATATATCTTCTCTTATCAATACATACAAAGATATGAATTTGGATAAGGATCCTGTATTTGCTGTTATACCTGTTGAAGTAGCTTATAAAACAGATGCAAATGGAACAAGCTATCTGACAGGAGTATTTAACTATCTACAGCCTGCAACCAGTATAATCAGAAATGACCCGAAAAATATGAGATTAGAACTAGTATATAGTAAGTTTTAA